A region of Anolis sagrei isolate rAnoSag1 chromosome 2, rAnoSag1.mat, whole genome shotgun sequence DNA encodes the following proteins:
- the KLF1 gene encoding Krueppel-like factor 1 gives MAFVETVLPSVGILAGFNHFQEVQSEITEWWEMKDSPDASPLGVTQPEGVQQIKQECDDSCWDLDVLLRSFCPSEQDASSDHGDQEEQPSVSEQSSMSALCPKALTQEKKEEIKQWFPEGSRTLDAPRAPNLDSKHLPGENSVDYIPNTHNSALEMVYPSKCCSQMQQFLAQTDYWATAPVEHQYHGEPKYRAHGQYYQMTYEAYVHPAQMGKQASYSHLPPIVSQPQNYGLLNGYHPFYYSQCQARVQLYQAQQALPPLPVLGLLTPPLPAKESASKTKKGPKSWPRKRLVSHTCSYPSCGKTYTKSSHLKAHLRTHTGEKPYQCTWEGCTWKFARSDELTRHYRKHTGQRPFKCHLCQRAFSRSDHLSLHLKRHT, from the exons ATGGCATTTGTGGAAACTGTGTTGCCCTCAGTTGGTATACTGGCGGGGTTTAACCACTTCCAAGAAGTCCAGTCTGAAATCACAGAG TGGTGGGAAATGAAGGATTCTCCAGACGCTTCACCTCTGGGGGTGACCCAACCTGAAGGAGTTCAGCAAATCAAGCAAGAGTGTGATGACAGCTGTTGGGACCTTGATGTCCTCTTGAGAAGCTTCTGTCCCTCCGAGCAAGATGCCAGTTCTGATCATGGGGATCAAGAAGAACAACCTTCAGTGTCAGAACAATCTTCAATGTCTGCTCTCTGCCCAAAAGCACTTActcaggagaagaaggaggaaattaAACAGTGGTTCCCAGAGGGCAGCCGGACTCTGGATGCTCCCAGAGCCCCAAACTTGGATAGCAAACATTTACCAGGAGAGAACTCTGTGGACTATATTCCTAACACACATAACTCTGCTCTGGAAATGGTGTATCCGAGTAAATGCTGTAGTcagatgcagcagttccttgcCCAGACTGATTATTGGGCTACTGCTCCCGTGGAACATCAGTATCATGGGGAGCCAAAGTACAGAGCCCATGGGCAATATTACCAGATGACCTACGAAGCTTATGTACATCCTGCTCAGATGGGCAAACAAGCTTCTTACAGTCACCTACCACCTATAGTATCCCAACCACAGAACTATGGCCTATTGAATGGCTACCATCCTTTCTACTATAGCCAGTGCCAAGCCCGAGTCCAACTATACCAAGCTCAGCAGGCACTGCCTCCTTTGCCTGTTTTGGGCCTCTTGACACCTCCCTTGCCTGCCAAGGAATCGGCATCAAAGACTAAGAAGGGGCCCAAGTCTTGGCCACGCAAACGGCTTGTGAGCCACACCTGTAGTTATCCCAGCTGTGGCAAGACATACACCAAGAGCTCCCATCTAAAGGCTCATCTGCGCACTCACACAG GTGAGAAGCCCTATCAGTGCACATGGGAAGGATGTACTTGGAAATTTGCCCGCTCAGATGAGTTGACCCGCCATTATCGCAAACACACTGGGCAGCGCCCATTCAAGTGTCACCTCTGCCAGCGTGCTTTCTCTCGCTCAGACCACCTTTCCTTGCATTTGAAGAGACACACATAA